CCGCATCTTCTGGAAAAATTTCTCGTCTCTCATCGAGAACGATATTGCCCTTCATCACCAAGCGGTCCACATGGTACAGCTCAATGGCATTGTTGTCCGTACCTATAAGCTGACCGCGAATGCGCACATAGACGCGGCTCATGGACGGATACTTCATCTTCATCGATTGAATGTAATTTGTATCCGTCTCCGGAAACAGGACATCGGCTTGGATATATCCACGCGATGTATGTCCGATGGCAAGCGTTGCGCTGCCATCCCGATAGTACAGGCGCTGCGCCGTTCCCTCTCCCGCATGGCCGTATGCCGTAGACTCGGCGACGACAAGCCCCATGGAGAGCATTGTCACGAGCGTTACGAGCAGCGTAAAAAATCCCCTTTTCATGATAGCCTCCTTTTCTGCACGCGGCATTCGAATCAGATACACGCCTCTTTGATATACAGCCTTCAAGCTCCCCCATATCTCCACTAAATCATAGCAAAAAAAGAAGTTCCGTCCCCTACCCCAAATGCGAAATTCAGGTAGGAAAACAGAACTTTCCTATATTTTTCGGGCAAAACCGCACATCATCATCCGATGCACGAACGTATAAGACCGCCCCGCAAAATTTCACAGGGCGGTCCGCATACGCGCAAATTCAATTCGTACTTTCCGTGCTCTCTGTACTTTCCATGCTTTCCGTACTTTCCGCGCTCTCTACACTTTTCGCGCTTTCTGTACTTTCTGCACTTTCCAAGCTCTCTGCGCTTTCCGTGCTCTCTGTACCTTCCGTTTCGGATGCGGGCGTTTCCATCTTCACGTGCGGATAGATACTGCGGAGAACGGCTTCTTCCCGCGCCGTCAGATCATCGTTTTTATCTGTGTACAATTCTTTTGTGACATGCTTCACGAGCTTCCTGTACGGCTTCGGTATCTTGCGCCCCTTTGGAACGGACAGATCGATGCTCGTCGCTCCCATGTCTCCATCGATGCGCTTGTAGAAGAATACGAGCCGCTCGCCTTCTTCCTGCGCATCCATCGCGGCCTTGAAGTCTGCGTCACGATCGATCGCGAGAAGTTCGTCTCCCGCGAAGACATAGCGATAGATATCCTGAACGATGACGGTATAGCCCCCTTCCGCCTTCTCTGTCCTGCCATGTATGTCGAGGAGGATACGATTCGCGTCCGGGTAGCGCATCTTGCGTATTTCTTTGAGAACGTCCTTATCTTGCTCAGGTGTCAGAATCTCCACCATATTATCCGACCAGCTGCGAATCAGAGTGATGTCCTTCTGCCCATAGAAGAAGACATGCTCCGTCGGCGCGAAGTATTGACTTTTATCCGCCGCCTGCGCCGCAGGAATGCAGGTGAATACGGCAAGAATCGCCGCTGCGAAGACAGCCAGCACTCCTGCAAATACATTTGACCTCACCTGTCGATTTCGCGAATCGGCCGCTTCCTCAAAGGAGCATACATGAAGCTTACCTTTTTCCATAAATAAACGTTTCCTCCTTATCGAATGCTGTGTAAGAGCTTCAGATTATCCGCGGTGATGATTTCATTCAGCGGGCGATAATCCTGCTCGGCAGGTTCCACCTCATAGATGTCCTTGCCCGTCCCCTCAATGACGACGAACGTAATCGGCTCTCCGGCTTCCGTGATGCGGACAGCGAGTCCGTCCTCGAAATCCCGCCCGTACTTGGCGCCTGCATATCGGCGCACAAGCGCAAGCGACTGCTTCGTATTGTATGAAGCGTCAGCCGGATCGAGCGGATAGATCGTATACTGATAGGTCCGGTTCCACGAAAGCTTGTCGAGCGACGTGCCGATCAGATTCTCCATGCGTTGCAGGAGAAGCGCGCGATGCATCGGCTGCACTTCATCGTGCGCATACGTGTAAGTGCCCGTGAAGCGGTCGAGCACATCCTCTTCCAGCCCGAGATTTTGCGAGGTCCCGAGAGTGACCTTGAGGGTCTTGCCTGTGGCAAGATTCCCCTCAATTTCTACAACGGGATCGGCGAGCGAGGTAATCTGTGAGTAGAGCACGGTATCCCCGTTCATAAAACGCACGCGGCGTTCCTGTAAGGTCACTCGGCTCTTCCCTGCTTCACGCTGCGTGACTTTTCCATGGTAGTTGACGATGGCCGAGGTCGCGTCCGGCTCAGAGGACATCATAATGCCTGTTCCCTCCGGGAACGCACAGCCGATGTCCACGGATGAGGCATCGTTGGAAAGATAGACATAGTTTCCTTCCGTATGGTGCGCACGGCTCTCACTGTCCGACATCTCCCAATACGTCCCGGCATCCGTGACCGGATCGACATTGATGCGGAGCTCATCAGGGTCGGCCGCAAACACGGTCGAGACTGTAAAGAGCATCGTCAAACAGAAAACGAGTATACTTCGCTTTCGCATGTTACTCTCCCCTTTCAAATCTAATAGGGAGCACTTTCGTACTCCCTATCTATCATACCTGCAAACTTTTTCAAAAGCAAGGCGATTCGATTAAAAGTAGTTAAGGAAGAGATCTCCCTTAAAATTTACCGCCCCCGCCGCCATGGCGTGAATCCGAGCTCGTTGTCGTAACACCAGAGCTCTTCGTCGCCTGACTTTTCGGCTCTCGCTTGATATCCGTGTAGAGGTACATATCCCTCTCTCTTGACAGCTGGAAGGAGCTGTCATCAAAGTACGCGTCCGCGTCGCTTACCGCATGAACATTGTTCATGGAGGAAATGAGACTGGAGCGGACGAGGAACGTAACGACACCTGCCAAAGCGAGTGCGATGAGGAGCTGCAGGGGCAATCCCATCCCTTCGTCCTCCGCGTTCGCGGATGTCTTGCCGACCTCCTGCCGCCACGGCTTGCCGTTCTTCGCATAGTAATCGCAGAGCTCGCCTGTCTTCTGCGCGACAAGGACAAACGTGCCCGTGTAGTCTTTGCTCTTCAGCTTCGGCAGGAACGCCTCGGACATATAGGCAACGCCCTCCGTCTCGTAGACGACATTGCGAAGCTTGTTATCGGTCGCGACATAGAAATCTCTCGTATCCATGTTGAGGAGAAAGACCATATTTCCATTTGCGCCGCGGTTGACCTGATCGAGCAATTTATTCGCGTAGTCGCCCAACGAGACATTTTTCGGCAGCGACGAAAGTGTAACAATGGCAATGTCCACCTGATGGGTGTCCGCAACCTTCTGGAGCTCCGCCTGTACCTGCTGCTTTTCATTTTCCTTCAGCAGCTTCGCGTCATCAAAGATAATCGGACTTGCGAACACGCTGCTCATGGAGATGAGCACAAGCGCAAGGGCAAGACAAAGTATGTATCGTATTTTCATGATCGTGCCCTCCTTACCCCAGAATCAGATGAACTAGCGCAAACGCGACGACAAAGGATGCCGCCAGTGTCCCGAAGGTATACTTCGTAAGCTTTCCCTTATCGACGGGAAGCGAACCGACCATCTTGCCGGTCTGTCCGTTCATCATAAAGGTATACGGCTTTCCCTCGTACTTCGTCGTCAAAATCCAAACGGGCGCCAGCACATACTTCACGGCATTATCCTCTTTGAGAACGGTCGTTTCACCCTCGACCTCCACATGGTCATAGCCCTCGACCGTCTCTCTGAGCTTGTCCGCCGCGCTCGTCTCCAGTCGCTCATCGGCTCGCAGGCTCGCGCGCTCCGCGTCGACATCGTACTTATCGGCAAGATATCCCGTCATGTAGGCCGGCGTAAACGGCACGAGGTCACTGTAGTCAAACGGCTCGATGCTCTCCATGAAAGCATCGTCCATCTTTTCGCTGCCGTCGACAGGAATGCGCTCAAACTTCATCTGCCCCGTACGCATGCACTGGTAATAGCTCGTACGCGTGATGTTCTCCGTGGCTGTCGAGGTTTTCTCCGTGTTGCTCGCGCGATACGTCGCGCTCGCCTCAACGGCGGCATCGAAGAACCAGAACGGCACATACATCGGCTGAATATCCTCGACGCGGTTGTTTGCCGTAAAGGCATCGGGCAGGAGCCTCTTGCCTGCATAGAAGTCTTTGAGTGCGGCAACAGCCTCCTCTTTCGTCTTCTTGAACGGGATGACGAGGTCGGGGCGCGCCATATCTTCAAATCGGCTCGGCAGCATCGTCGGATTGCCGCAATAGCAGCACTCGGTCGCCATCGTATTCTGGTCGGCGACGATCTCCGCGCCGCAGGATGAGCAGGTAAAGGCGGTCATCATCGCCGCTTCCTCCGACCCCCATTCATCGCTTCCGCTCTTCTGCCACTTGGCTTCTTTTGCCGCCTGTGCAGCGGAAGCGGCAGCTTCCTTCTCGGCAAACATCTCCTCCATCGACTGCATATCGATTTCCGCCCCGCAGTACTCGCAGGAAACGTTGGCTGCACCCGGCTGAAACGAGAGCGGTGCGCTGCAGGAAGGGCACGTATAATTTACAGAAGTACCGGCCATCGTTATTCACCTCGTTCCATGTTAGTTGGAGACATCCTGTGCGTCAAAGACATCGCCGCATTCCGGGCAAAACTTCGGCGGATTCTTCGGATCGGGCGGATTCCAGCCGCACTTGTCACACCTGTAGAGCGGTGCGCCTGCCGGTTTGGGCTTTCCGCACTGCTGGCAGAACTTGCCCTGATTGGTCGCTCCGCACCCGCATGTCCAGCCCTCCGCCGGTGCCGGCTGCGGCTTGCCGCATTCCATGCAGAACTTGCCCGTATTGCCGGACTTGCCGCACCCGCACGTCCAACCGGCGGCTGCCGCGCCTGCCACAGCGACACCCATGCCGCCCTGCGGCGATGCCGGAGGAGGCGGCTGCGGGGGCATCTGCTGCATTTGCTGTCCCTGTGCGAAGAGATTGCCGGCGTTCATGCCGCCCATCGTACCGGCCATTCCCATGCCCATAAAGGCGCCCATAGCGCCCATGCCGCCTTCGTTCTGCGCGGCATTCTCCATGGCTGTGCTCTGCGCGGCGGCCACGCGAGCGGCTGCCATCGTGGGATCTGTATAATTTCTCGCCTCGATCGCTCTGACTCTCGTATCGACGAGCTTGTCGACCTTCTCCTTGATGCGGGCCTCGTCCTCTTCATCCGCCTTGACCGAGGATACACCGAAGGATACGATCTCGATGCCGCGAAGCTCGCCCCACTTCTTCGAGAGCACTTCATTGAGCGCCTCAGACAATTCATAGGTATGCGCCGGCAGCTCATCGTATCCGATCTTCATTGCGGACACCTTTGCCAGGGCCGGCTGCAGGGCATTCATGAGCTCCGACTTAAGCTGGCTGTCAATTTCATCTCGTCTGTACTCGGCTGTGACGTTTCCGCCGAGATTCGTATAGAAGAGAATCGGGTTCCTAATCTTATAGCTGTATTCACCGAAGCAGCGAATATTGACGGGGAACGAGCTCTGCAGCTCTTCCACGTAGATTTTGAAAGGCACGGGGGCCGGTGTCCCGTACTTATTCCCGATGATCTCCTTCGTGTTGACGTAGTAGACCCTCTGGTTGCGCCCCGGGTCGCCGCCATGCGTGAAGCGCTTGCCGATATCGCTGAAGACCTGCTTGATGTTGCCTGCAAGATCACCGCTTGTAAACACCGACGGCGCAAGATCCGTCTGATACGTGTACTTGCCGGGCTTGTCGCAAATATCGACAACCTGCCCGTCCTCGACGATGATCATACACTGTCCGGCGTTGACCGCGATCCCCGAACCGTTCGTGATGACGTTGTCCTCACTTGACGTATTCGAGCTGCGACCCTGACTTGACAGCTGCTTCTGCCCTCTGACCATCAGCGTGTCGGCAGGAATGCTGTCACAGTAGAAATACTCTTTCCACTGATCGGCGAGTGTTCCGCCGACAGCACCCATTGCGGCATCGATAAGACCCATTTTCATTTCCCCCTTTATGCACTGAGACATTTTGACCATTTCATCGGTATCGGCAGGAAAAAGCCCCTTTTCCCTCGTAATCATTTCACATTAGATCACATTAGAAAATTATTAACAGCTTGAAAACTGTTACCGGAGTCTTCCCTGACCCATACTTCGATTTTACTACTCCGGAATGAAAAATACACTACCCGAAATTAAAAAAAGGGTAGGTCGCCGCAAAGTTTCGACACCCGAGAAGACAGTCCGAACGACGCGAATCGGTCGGATATTCCGATACGAGGCCCGTATACAAGGACCTCGACAAGCATGCGAAAAAGGAGTCCCTATGAAAAAGATTCTGCTGTTTCTGTCTCTCTTTTGTCCGCTCTTCTTTACCGGTTGCTTTCACACGTCCAACCTGAATCCGAATCGTCCCGTCACACTTACGATGTGGCATGTCTACGGCAGTCAAAAGACATCCCCTCTCAACGATGTCATCGATGAGTTCAATCGCACCAAGGGTAAAGAAAAAGGCGTCCTTGTCAACGTCGTGTC
This portion of the Selenomonas sp. TAMA-11512 genome encodes:
- a CDS encoding TPM domain-containing protein; this encodes MKIRYILCLALALVLISMSSVFASPIIFDDAKLLKENEKQQVQAELQKVADTHQVDIAIVTLSSLPKNVSLGDYANKLLDQVNRGANGNMVFLLNMDTRDFYVATDNKLRNVVYETEGVAYMSEAFLPKLKSKDYTGTFVLVAQKTGELCDYYAKNGKPWRQEVGKTSANAEDEGMGLPLQLLIALALAGVVTFLVRSSLISSMNNVHAVSDADAYFDDSSFQLSRERDMYLYTDIKREPKSQATKSSGVTTTSSDSRHGGGGGKF
- a CDS encoding SPFH domain-containing protein, with product MGLIDAAMGAVGGTLADQWKEYFYCDSIPADTLMVRGQKQLSSQGRSSNTSSEDNVITNGSGIAVNAGQCMIIVEDGQVVDICDKPGKYTYQTDLAPSVFTSGDLAGNIKQVFSDIGKRFTHGGDPGRNQRVYYVNTKEIIGNKYGTPAPVPFKIYVEELQSSFPVNIRCFGEYSYKIRNPILFYTNLGGNVTAEYRRDEIDSQLKSELMNALQPALAKVSAMKIGYDELPAHTYELSEALNEVLSKKWGELRGIEIVSFGVSSVKADEEDEARIKEKVDKLVDTRVRAIEARNYTDPTMAAARVAAAQSTAMENAAQNEGGMGAMGAFMGMGMAGTMGGMNAGNLFAQGQQMQQMPPQPPPPASPQGGMGVAVAGAAAAGWTCGCGKSGNTGKFCMECGKPQPAPAEGWTCGCGATNQGKFCQQCGKPKPAGAPLYRCDKCGWNPPDPKNPPKFCPECGDVFDAQDVSN